Sequence from the Rutidosis leptorrhynchoides isolate AG116_Rl617_1_P2 chromosome 3, CSIRO_AGI_Rlap_v1, whole genome shotgun sequence genome:
tagattatgaagaaacgtttagtccagtggcgaagatcacaacaattcgagctctactagctttagccgctagcaaatcttgaaagttgtggcagatggatgtcaagaacgctttcttacatggagaacttgacaaagacatttatatggagcaaccaagaggcttagagaacaagatccatcctgagcatgtctgcaaattaaagaaagcactatacggtttgaagcaggctccaagagcttggtacgggaagattagcgagttcttagtacaaagtggtttcacagttgctccttcaaattctagtttatttgtgaaacaagatcaaggaaaactagccatattgctagtatatgtggatgacttaatcatcacgggagatcactatgaggagatccaaagaacaagagagaatctgtctatcagatttcatatgaaggagcttggagaactcaaacattttcttggactcgaaatagagcagaaaagagaaggattatttctgggacaacagaaatatgcgcgagatcttttacaaaagtacggaatgcttaattgcaaacctatctcaactccgtggatccgaatacaaaactacgagcagatgaaggaaaaagtcttcaagatgttaccatgtatcgaaagatggtcggaagtcttatttatctcacactaagccggccagatatatcttatgcagttggagtggttagtcgatacatgagcaatccgaagaagcctcaccttgatgttgtacgacgcatcttaaggtatgttaaaggcactattaactttggcattttgtacaagaaaacaaaagaatgtcacgtgactggatattgtgacgctgattacgctggagactatgatacacgatgatcaacaactggatacatgtttagtcttggatcgggagtaatatcatggtgcagcaagagacaaccaactgtatccttatcaagcaccgaagcagaatatcgatcgacatcatcagcaacacaagaaattacatggttgaaacaactaatggaagatcttcatcaatcaacagactatcaagtagagcttttctgtgataacctatcagctatacgtctagcagagaatccagtctttcacgcaagaacaaaacatatagaagtacactatcactatgttcgcgagaaggtctttgaaggggagatcaagatggtgccaacaaagacagatgaacaagttgcagatatattcaccaagagcctaagtaaaccaaagtttacaaaattcagagaagcacttggaatggtctgcaagacatcattggaagaaaatttgcattgagggggagtgttaaaatacaatgcaaatttagataatatggaattagtaatgtatataaatatctagatattaaaatgtaaaagaaatatctagatattaatatatatatgaagaaaaatctagatgttaaaatgaaaaaatctagatatttttatatggtaaaaatatctagatatttatccatggaaaaatctagtgtgtagaagttttcattgagtagtataaatatgggtgttgatttcatttgtgtgtaaggtgtgagtaagtgaagtaagttgtgagagttgtgaggaagttgtgaaaagagtgagttgagaagtagagaagaagtaagaagtgagagaagagtgtgagtagagaggaaaaacttgtaagtaagtaatattataattgtattttgtattaatataagtgtttttgttaagtttcccgatcaagccttaattttgtgtttaagttcttagtgcacttttgttgttcttattatatggtcggctctgccgcctaagtgatatatggtcggttataccgcctgaattatatatggtcgacactgtcgcctcactattattgtgcactaaggattcataaaattaaaggctaaccaacgtcaaagtgttggtctagtgagtgagtataacctaggtcctctatagtgggtgtgttgggctcgttgaAGCTTCCAACATGTTCGATAGAAGGCATTAATCTGCTTTTTATCAATTTCGTGCTTACTAATTCCGATTCAAGTAATAGCTTATGTTCATGTATTTTGATAGAAGGCATTAATATGCTTTTATCAATTTTGTGCTTTTATCAACATGTGTCGTATTCATCAAATCTTATGACATCTGATCTTAAATTATTTTTGAAAGTTTGTAATTATATATTGCTTTGTATATCTTCATGTTTGATTCATCTGATCTGTTAGAAGTTATTTATCAAAGTGTGTAGATAGATAGTGATCTGTTAGAATTGATAGTGTGTATGTGTCTATAGAGCTTATATAGATCGATATGTATATGttatttatacatatatgtgtCTTATATGTATATgaactgtattttgatgattatattCATCAAATATTTTTACATCCGATTTGAAAGAAATTAGTTTTGAAAGTTAATGCTTAGGTTTTGTGTATGTTCATGCTTAGGTTTTGTGTTTATGTatttatgtagatatatatatatgcatgtctATTTATATGTCTCTATGTATATGAGTTGATTTATGATAATGTTTATATGTGTATCTATTGAATATATATGTCAATTTTCTGTTTCAGGACCATTAATTGGTTAAAAACAATGGATAAAACGAAGGAAACTGCTGCTGCAAAAAACAAAGGAAAAGACCCAATGGAGGTCGATAATTCTTCCGTTAAGGATAGAGGTAATCGTATATTTCCAATTATTGAAACATATATTTTTTAtgcattattatgttattatttaaATTGACTGTAATGTACGATATTTGTTTTGTTTAACATGACTATAGGCTTTGATGCTACCTACCTTAAGGCTTCTATGATTCTAGCGAATACTTCATTCTACAATTCTGTGAAATCAGCTGAAAGTTGTCTGTACAAGATGTTTTCTATTAATGAAACACTAAATGAACAAGTTGGTTATGTGGATGCATTTGTTGAGAGTAGCAGTGGAAAGGTAAAAACATTGATAAACGGTTGTAAGAAGCAGTTCAAAGCTTTGGATAAAGAATTTCAAGTAAAGGCTAGTAAGATCAATATAAGTGTTGCTCTTATAGAAGAGAATAAAGTTCTAACTGACACAGATGAGAAAGTTGCTGTCTCAGGTATCTTTTTGTCTATAATTTTGACTAAAAGTTGCGAAACAACCTTTTTTTATGATTGTTATTTACATTTACTGTGATTTTTGACTTTTCATTGCAGAGATTGATTTACATAAGTCTTTGCTTTTAGCAAAGAAGTCTTTCAAAAAGTCCGTTGCATCTGTGGATAAGTGTATGAATATGATTTATTCTATCAACACAGCATTATATCACGCTGGTGCATACGAATTTGTTCTCGACACTAAAGCGGCTGGATTTAAAGGGCTGATCAGTTTGGTGTCTTGGCTTACGGAAGCAGCAGAAGCTGCAGATGCTGAAAATGTTGATGTGCCAGCTGCTGTAAAAAAAAATGAAGTCCCAACACATGGCGGTGTCTTCTAAATCTGTTTCCAGTCACATCTAAGATGGAAACAAAAGTCACAAATGATGTGCCAGCTGCTGGGAATAAAAATAAAGTCCCAACACATGATAGTGTACTTCTAGATTTGTTTCCAGTCACATCTAAGATGGAAACAAAAGTCTCAAATGCTGCTGCTCCTATAGTACATGATTCTGATTTTGAAGGGCCTAGTAATGTCTTAGGTTTATTTCCAACATGGTTGGCTACTAAGGATACAAAAGCTAGTGCTAGTGGTCATGATGAAGCTAGTGGGTCAACTGTTGGTAGAGATGAAAAGGGtaagaaatttttattttttttatattttgtttgaGACTTATATTAAAACTTTGCTAACTCTTTGTTTATGTTGCAGTTTTTGTCGCTCGTGAATTTCTGAATAATGTCAAATTGGAAGCGGATAATGTTCAAACTTATTCTCCAGTTATGGATGAAATTACTTAATCAGCCTGGTAATTTCTGAAGATTTAGAAATGCATCTAATGGATGTTATTGATACTTATTTaaatggatcacttgatagtgatatatacatgaatatacatgaagggtttaaggtatcagaagcatctaatgcaaaacacaagaaaatgtattccattaaatcacaaagatttttatatgggttgataaaatggtataaccgattaagtgattacttgataagaaaaagggtatacaaataatcttatttgcacatgtgttcttattaagaaaataatgtccggatatgtgattgtaagttgtttatgtctataatcttaacatcataggtacaaataaagagattcatGAAGCCATTCAATTtctaaaaaaaaaagaattt
This genomic interval carries:
- the LOC139899300 gene encoding uncharacterized protein, with translation MRNFSRWFWIFFTKSNISKFQISFSKFPQISPPKSLTCIYIINTYHFYPNYCRRHQFSPCFNQSLLFFRCSLIHKTINWLKTMDKTKETAAAKNKGKDPMEVDNSSVKDRGFDATYLKASMILANTSFYNSVKSAESCLYKMFSINETLNEQVGYVDAFVESSSGKVKTLINGCKKQFKALDKEFQVKASKINISVALIEENKVLTDTDEKVAVSEIDLHKSLLLAKKSFKKSVASVDKCMNMIYSINTALYHAGAYEFVLDTKAAGFKGLISLVSWLTEAAEAADAENVDVPAAVKKNEVPTHGGVF